Proteins encoded by one window of Hyphomicrobium nitrativorans NL23:
- the cimA gene encoding citramalate synthase, with translation MTKERLYLFDTTLRDGAQTTGVDFSIDDKRRIATLLDGLGLDYIEGGYPGANDTDTAFFASKPAFRRARFTAFGMVKRAGRSVSNDPGLQALLASAADSICLVAKAWDYHVRVALGITNEENLASIADSIAAVVATGREAMLDCEHFFDGYKANPAYALEVARTALDAGARWVVLCDTNGGTLPHEVERIVGEVTNQLPGDRLGIHTHDDTGNAVANTLAAVRQGVRQIQGTLNGLGERCGNANMTTLIPTLLLKSDFATRFETGVTPEALRTLTHASRVLDDLLNEAPRRQAPYVGEAAFATKAGIHASAILKDPETYEHVPPEAVGNQRRLLVSKQAGRSNVLASLERLGLAADKDDPRIQTLLDEVKARESAGYAYEAAEASFELLARRHLSGVPRYFSVDSFRVMVERRHNAVGELVTVSEATVKVFVNGETDALWSAAEGNGPVNALDGALRKDLGRYQKHIDSIELVDYKVRILTGGTEAVTRVLVETMDHATGERWLTVGVSPNIIDASFEALLDSINYKLLKSGAVAA, from the coding sequence CGGGAGTCGATTTCTCGATCGATGACAAGCGGCGCATCGCGACCCTGCTCGACGGCCTGGGCCTCGACTACATCGAAGGCGGCTATCCCGGCGCCAACGACACCGACACGGCGTTCTTTGCGTCGAAGCCCGCGTTCAGGCGCGCCCGTTTCACCGCGTTCGGCATGGTGAAACGCGCCGGACGCTCCGTCTCGAACGATCCAGGCCTCCAGGCTCTCCTGGCATCCGCCGCCGACAGCATCTGTCTGGTCGCAAAGGCGTGGGACTATCATGTCCGCGTCGCGCTCGGCATCACGAACGAAGAGAACCTCGCGTCCATCGCGGACAGCATTGCCGCCGTCGTCGCGACGGGCCGCGAAGCGATGCTCGACTGCGAGCACTTCTTCGACGGTTACAAGGCCAACCCGGCCTACGCCCTCGAAGTTGCGCGCACCGCGCTCGATGCGGGCGCCCGCTGGGTCGTTCTCTGCGACACCAACGGCGGCACGCTTCCCCACGAAGTCGAACGCATCGTCGGCGAAGTGACGAACCAGCTCCCCGGCGACCGCCTCGGCATCCACACCCACGACGACACGGGAAACGCGGTTGCTAACACGCTCGCCGCCGTGCGCCAGGGCGTCCGCCAGATCCAGGGTACATTGAACGGCCTCGGCGAGCGCTGCGGCAACGCCAACATGACGACGCTGATCCCGACGCTGCTGCTCAAGAGCGATTTCGCCACACGCTTCGAAACCGGCGTCACGCCCGAAGCGCTGCGCACGCTCACCCACGCGAGCCGCGTGCTCGACGACCTCCTGAACGAAGCCCCGCGCCGCCAGGCCCCTTACGTGGGCGAAGCGGCCTTCGCCACCAAGGCCGGCATCCACGCGTCCGCGATCCTGAAGGACCCGGAGACCTACGAGCACGTGCCGCCCGAAGCCGTCGGCAATCAGCGCCGTCTGCTGGTCTCCAAGCAGGCCGGCCGCTCGAACGTACTGGCGTCGCTCGAACGCCTCGGCCTCGCCGCCGATAAGGACGACCCGCGCATCCAGACCCTGCTCGACGAGGTCAAGGCACGCGAGAGCGCGGGCTATGCCTATGAAGCCGCCGAAGCCTCGTTCGAATTGCTTGCCCGCCGCCACCTTTCGGGTGTCCCGCGCTATTTTTCGGTCGACAGCTTTCGCGTCATGGTGGAGCGCCGCCACAACGCGGTGGGCGAACTCGTCACCGTCTCGGAGGCGACCGTCAAAGTCTTCGTCAACGGCGAGACCGATGCGCTGTGGTCGGCCGCCGAAGGCAACGGCCCGGTGAACGCTCTCGATGGCGCGCTCCGAAAGGATCTCGGCCGCTACCAGAAGCACATCGATAGCATCGAGCTGGTCGACTATAAGGTGCGCATCCTGACGGGCGGCACGGAAGCGGTGACACGCGTTCTCGTCGAAACCATGGACCACGCCACCGGCGAGCGCTGGCTGACGGTTGGCGTGTCCCCGAACATCATCGACGCGAGCTTCGAAGCGCTCCTCGATTCCATCAACTATAAGCTCCTGAAGTCGGGAGCCGTTGCGGCATAG